The Bacillus sp. BGMRC 2118 genome contains a region encoding:
- a CDS encoding ABC transporter permease, translated as MEQQDEVISPWKEAWRSFRKNKLAVVGTIIILLFIAMALAAPLIAPEGINEQKLGERLQAPSSEHWLGTDDFGRDILSRIIYGARISLTVGFFAVLGSVIVGCLLGVIAGYYGKWVDGIISRIFDIMLAFPSILLAIAVVAVLGPSLRNALIAIAIINIPNFGRLIRSKVLSVKQEEYVLAAKAIGMKDARILFQHILPNSMSPIIVQGTLAVAAAIIECAALGFLGLGAEAPQPEWGKMLSDSRKYITQAPWTMIFPGLAIMLTVLGFNLMGDGLRDALDPKMKE; from the coding sequence ATGGAGCAACAAGATGAAGTAATCTCCCCGTGGAAAGAAGCCTGGAGAAGCTTTAGAAAAAATAAGCTCGCTGTCGTTGGGACGATTATTATTCTATTGTTTATTGCTATGGCTCTTGCTGCACCCCTCATTGCACCTGAGGGAATTAACGAACAGAAACTTGGTGAAAGACTACAAGCACCTTCTAGCGAACACTGGCTGGGAACGGATGACTTTGGGAGAGATATACTAAGCCGTATCATCTATGGTGCACGTATATCACTTACGGTTGGATTTTTCGCAGTTCTAGGATCAGTGATCGTAGGGTGTCTGCTAGGTGTTATTGCCGGCTATTATGGTAAATGGGTAGACGGTATTATATCGAGGATTTTTGATATTATGCTAGCGTTTCCTAGTATTCTACTAGCAATTGCCGTTGTAGCAGTACTCGGGCCCTCATTACGTAATGCACTTATCGCGATTGCCATCATTAATATTCCAAACTTCGGACGCTTAATTCGATCAAAAGTATTAAGTGTTAAACAAGAAGAATATGTGTTAGCTGCAAAAGCGATTGGAATGAAGGATGCACGAATATTATTTCAACACATCTTACCAAACAGTATGTCTCCAATTATAGTTCAAGGTACACTTGCAGTTGCTGCTGCAATTATTGAATGTGCAGCACTAGGATTTTTAGGATTGGGTGCAGAGGCACCACAGCCTGAATGGGGTAAAATGTTATCAGATTCTAGAAAATATATCACACAGGCTCCATGGACCATGATTTTCCCTGGGCTTGCCATTATGCTAACCGTATTAGGATTTAATCTAATGGGTGACGGCTTGCGGGATGCACTTGATCCAAAGATGAAAGAATAG
- a CDS encoding ABC transporter substrate-binding protein, with protein sequence MSKKLWLAMLMAFMLVLGLAACSGGEEATNEKDPKSENTDDGNKDGEKEESKNETLVFGRGGDSVSLDPIAVTDGESLKVTKNVFDTLVDFGQQDVEIHPALATEWDVSEDGLVYTFKLREGVKFHDGTDFNADAVVFNFERWAGGDKESFYYYGSMFGGYGDDEKHVIKEVKAVDPLTVQFTLKKPLTPFLKNLAMSPFGIASPEAVKKHGDKFGENPVGTGPFVFVEWKRNERIVVEKNPNYWKEGFPKLGKVIFVTIPDNTARLNALLSGEIHLADGLNNTDKGQLEGNSNLAAINRPPMNVGYLGLTNTRGPLKDVKVRQALNYAVNKQEIIDAFFAGQADPAINPMPSSIEGFNSDVKDYEFDPEKAKALLAEAGYPDGFEMDLWAVPIPRPYMPEGQKTAEILQAQFAKIGVKANIVSFEWATYLDKARQGEADAFLLGWTGDNGDADNFLNVLLSGDKIDSNNYARYNNAEVTKLLADAQSELDLKKREEMYHKAQEIIKEEAPWVPLFHTTPLLGSVANLEGFYPHPTGSDKLDTVEFK encoded by the coding sequence ATGAGTAAAAAACTATGGTTAGCCATGCTGATGGCATTCATGCTAGTTTTAGGTCTAGCAGCCTGCAGCGGCGGAGAAGAAGCAACAAATGAAAAAGATCCGAAATCAGAAAATACTGATGACGGCAATAAAGACGGTGAAAAGGAAGAATCAAAAAATGAAACATTAGTATTTGGTCGTGGAGGAGATTCAGTATCTCTTGATCCAATTGCCGTTACAGATGGCGAAAGCTTAAAAGTAACGAAAAATGTATTCGATACGCTAGTTGATTTTGGTCAACAAGATGTTGAGATTCATCCAGCACTTGCAACAGAGTGGGATGTTTCTGAAGATGGTTTAGTTTACACATTCAAGCTTCGTGAAGGTGTAAAATTCCATGACGGAACAGACTTCAATGCTGATGCAGTAGTGTTCAACTTTGAACGTTGGGCAGGAGGAGATAAGGAATCCTTCTACTATTATGGTTCAATGTTTGGTGGATACGGTGATGATGAAAAGCATGTCATTAAAGAAGTAAAAGCTGTTGATCCATTAACAGTTCAGTTTACGTTAAAGAAGCCTCTAACACCATTCTTAAAGAACTTAGCGATGTCTCCATTTGGTATTGCAAGTCCTGAAGCTGTGAAGAAGCACGGTGACAAGTTTGGTGAAAACCCAGTTGGTACGGGTCCATTCGTATTCGTAGAGTGGAAGCGTAATGAACGTATTGTCGTTGAGAAGAATCCGAACTACTGGAAAGAAGGATTTCCAAAGTTAGGGAAAGTAATTTTCGTTACAATTCCTGATAATACAGCTCGTCTAAATGCACTATTAAGTGGAGAAATTCACTTAGCTGATGGATTAAATAATACAGACAAAGGGCAGTTAGAAGGTAACAGTAACCTTGCAGCAATTAACCGTCCTCCAATGAACGTAGGTTACCTTGGTTTAACAAACACAAGAGGTCCTTTAAAGGATGTAAAGGTTCGTCAAGCGCTGAACTATGCTGTAAATAAGCAAGAAATCATTGACGCGTTCTTCGCAGGTCAAGCAGATCCAGCGATTAACCCAATGCCAAGTTCAATCGAAGGATTCAATAGCGATGTAAAGGATTATGAATTCGATCCTGAAAAAGCAAAGGCACTTCTTGCTGAAGCTGGATATCCAGATGGATTTGAAATGGATTTATGGGCTGTTCCAATTCCACGTCCATACATGCCAGAAGGACAAAAGACTGCTGAAATCCTTCAAGCACAATTTGCAAAAATTGGTGTTAAAGCAAATATTGTAAGCTTTGAATGGGCTACTTACTTAGATAAAGCTCGTCAAGGTGAAGCAGATGCATTCCTATTAGGTTGGACAGGTGATAATGGAGATGCAGATAACTTCCTAAACGTATTACTAAGCGGTGACAAAATCGATAGTAATAACTACGCTCGCTACAATAACGCAGAAGTAACAAAGCTTCTTGCTGATGCTCAATCAGAATTAGATCTGAAAAAGCGTGAGGAAATGTATCACAAAGCACAAGAAATCATCAAAGAAGAAGCTCCATGGGTTCCACTATTCCACACTACTCCACTACTTGGAAGTGTTGCAAACCTAGAAGGCTTCTACCCGCATCCAACTGGATCTGACAAACTAGACACAGTTGAATTCAAATAA
- a CDS encoding dipeptide ABC transporter ATP-binding protein: MTETLLQVRDLKKHFPITGGVFGKKVGDVKAVDGLTFEVRKGETLGLVGESGCGKSTTGRLLLRLLDPSEGSVIFENKEITSLSKEELRRLRREMQMVFQDPYASLNPRHTVEKILEEPLIVHGIGNKAERKKRVQEILEVVGLSSYHANRYPHQFSGGQRQRIGIARALMTKPKLIIADEPVSALDVSIQSQVLNLLEDLQNEFGLTYIFIAHDLGVVRHISDRVGVMYLGRIVELTTSEKLYAKPLHPYTEVLLSAVPVPDPELRKEATLLEGEIPSPSNPPKGCAFHTRCQSCMDICKQSRPELKEVEEGHFVACHLFS; the protein is encoded by the coding sequence ATGACAGAAACACTGTTACAAGTTCGTGATTTGAAAAAACACTTTCCGATTACCGGTGGAGTATTTGGTAAAAAGGTGGGCGATGTAAAGGCTGTAGATGGACTAACCTTTGAGGTAAGAAAAGGTGAGACGCTGGGGCTAGTAGGGGAAAGTGGCTGCGGAAAATCTACAACCGGAAGATTGCTTCTCAGGTTACTAGACCCATCAGAAGGGTCCGTAATTTTTGAAAATAAAGAGATTACGAGTCTATCAAAAGAAGAATTGCGACGTCTTCGTCGTGAGATGCAAATGGTGTTTCAGGATCCGTATGCGTCACTAAACCCAAGGCATACAGTAGAGAAAATATTGGAAGAGCCATTAATTGTTCACGGTATTGGGAATAAGGCTGAACGAAAAAAGAGAGTACAAGAAATATTAGAAGTGGTTGGACTAAGTAGTTATCATGCTAACAGATACCCGCATCAATTTAGTGGCGGACAAAGACAACGGATCGGAATTGCAAGAGCATTAATGACAAAACCGAAGCTTATCATTGCTGACGAACCGGTGTCTGCATTAGATGTATCCATCCAATCTCAAGTTCTGAATCTATTAGAAGATCTTCAAAATGAATTTGGATTAACGTATATTTTTATCGCCCATGATTTAGGGGTGGTACGACATATAAGTGACCGTGTTGGTGTTATGTATTTAGGTAGAATCGTAGAACTTACCACAAGTGAAAAGTTGTATGCTAAGCCTTTACATCCATATACAGAAGTACTTCTCTCAGCAGTACCAGTTCCGGATCCTGAATTGAGGAAGGAAGCTACGCTGCTAGAAGGAGAAATACCAAGTCCATCAAATCCTCCAAAGGGATGCGCATTTCACACAAGATGTCAGTCATGTATGGACATTTGTAAACAATCAAGACCAGAGTTAAAGGAAGTTGAAGAAGGGCACTTTGTTGCATGTCACTTATTTTCTTAA
- a CDS encoding DUF402 domain-containing protein, whose protein sequence is MGFPMAGDRIQIHSYKHNGNIHRVWEESIVLKGTQSVVIIGNDRTTVTESDGRTWITREPAICYFDAHNWFNIIGMLREDGIYYYCNISSPFIWDNEALKYIDYDLDVKVFPDMTYILLDEDEYERHKQMMNYPDVIDQILKRNLDQLIFWIHSRKGPFAPDFIDNWYEQYLLYRT, encoded by the coding sequence ATGGGCTTTCCCATGGCAGGAGACAGGATTCAAATTCATAGCTACAAACATAACGGAAATATCCATAGAGTTTGGGAAGAATCAATCGTTCTAAAAGGTACGCAGAGTGTGGTGATTATCGGAAATGACCGCACAACTGTAACAGAGTCAGATGGGAGAACATGGATCACGCGAGAACCAGCTATCTGTTATTTTGATGCTCACAATTGGTTTAATATTATTGGGATGCTTAGAGAAGATGGTATATACTACTATTGCAATATTAGCTCTCCTTTTATATGGGACAATGAAGCATTGAAATATATTGACTATGATTTAGATGTGAAGGTTTTTCCAGATATGACGTACATATTATTAGATGAAGATGAGTATGAGCGACACAAGCAAATGATGAATTATCCAGATGTTATTGATCAAATCTTGAAACGTAATTTAGATCAGCTCATTTTTTGGATACATAGCCGTAAGGGACCGTTTGCCCCGGATTTTATTGACAATTGGTATGAGCAGTACTTGCTTTATCGCACGTAA
- a CDS encoding ABC transporter ATP-binding protein, whose translation MKHEPVLEITGLRTSFITDAGEIPAVDGIDLYIGKGEIVGIVGESGCGKSVTSLSIMGLVPKPPGKVVDGEILFKGENLRTASEKRMCQIRGNDIAMIFQEPMTSLNPLFTIGDQLTEAIKLHEKMNKKALKERAIEMLKLVGLPRAEELMVNYPHQLSGGMRQRVMIAMAMACNPRLLIADEPTTALDVTIQAQILHLMKDLNKKTDTSIMLITHDLGVVAEVCDRVIVMYAGKIVEEADIKTIFKNPKHPYTMGLIQSVPDIREKKQRLYSIPGNVPRPGSIKHGCRFAARCEYAFDRCRIEDPELYSLQEKGHSVRCFLHDEKEGAIHDRNTVTSS comes from the coding sequence ATGAAGCATGAACCAGTTTTAGAAATAACAGGCTTGCGAACCTCCTTTATAACAGATGCAGGAGAGATACCTGCTGTAGACGGAATTGACCTTTACATAGGAAAAGGAGAGATAGTTGGAATAGTTGGAGAATCTGGTTGTGGAAAATCAGTTACTTCATTATCCATCATGGGACTTGTTCCAAAGCCACCGGGAAAAGTGGTAGATGGTGAGATATTATTTAAAGGCGAAAATTTGCGAACTGCATCTGAAAAGCGCATGTGTCAAATTAGAGGAAATGATATAGCGATGATTTTCCAAGAGCCGATGACGTCTCTAAATCCACTATTTACAATTGGTGATCAGTTAACAGAAGCCATTAAGCTACATGAAAAAATGAATAAAAAGGCTTTAAAGGAACGTGCTATTGAAATGTTAAAGTTAGTCGGATTACCTAGGGCTGAAGAGCTGATGGTTAACTATCCACACCAACTTTCTGGTGGAATGAGACAGCGGGTAATGATTGCGATGGCGATGGCATGTAATCCTAGGCTTCTCATTGCAGATGAACCGACAACAGCCTTGGATGTAACAATTCAAGCTCAAATTTTACATTTAATGAAAGATTTAAATAAGAAAACTGATACCTCCATCATGCTGATTACTCATGATTTAGGTGTCGTAGCTGAAGTTTGTGACAGAGTGATCGTAATGTATGCTGGGAAGATTGTAGAAGAAGCGGATATTAAGACAATTTTTAAAAATCCAAAGCACCCGTATACAATGGGACTCATTCAATCTGTACCAGACATTCGTGAAAAGAAGCAGCGTCTCTACTCTATTCCAGGGAACGTACCTAGACCAGGATCGATCAAGCATGGATGCCGTTTTGCGGCAAGATGTGAGTATGCGTTTGACCGGTGCAGAATAGAAGACCCTGAACTTTATTCGTTACAAGAGAAGGGACATAGTGTCAGATGCTTCCTTCATGATGAAAAGGAGGGGGCAATTCATGACAGAAACACTGTTACAAGTTCGTGA
- a CDS encoding ABC transporter permease, with product MFAYTIRRLLLLIPVLLGMSLIVFFMIRAIPGNPAQVILGQLATAEAIESLTKQLGLDQPWHIQYFNYLGDILRGDLGESLRTKVPVTEEIWPYLAATIELALAAMLIAVLIGVNAGIISAWFQKSWFDYAAMVLALVGVSMPIFWLGLMEQWIFSLELGWLPTSGRESVMNPVTPVTHLFVIDTIIQGDTENLVTVLKHLIMPSVALATIPMAIIARITRSSMLEVMRSDYIRTARAKGMKMFWVVYKHSLKNAIIPVLTVIGLQTGLLLGGAILTETIFSWPGIGRYIYEAIGYRDYPVIQSGILIIATIFVLINLIVDLLYALVDPRIKYS from the coding sequence ATGTTCGCCTATACAATTAGAAGGCTATTACTCTTAATACCGGTTCTACTGGGAATGTCACTGATCGTCTTTTTTATGATTCGTGCAATACCAGGTAATCCGGCACAAGTAATATTAGGACAACTCGCAACAGCTGAAGCCATTGAGAGTTTGACAAAGCAGCTAGGTTTAGACCAGCCATGGCATATCCAGTATTTTAATTACTTAGGTGATATTCTTCGAGGAGATCTTGGAGAATCACTTCGTACAAAAGTTCCGGTAACTGAAGAAATTTGGCCATACTTGGCGGCGACAATTGAACTGGCGTTAGCTGCGATGCTGATTGCTGTTTTAATTGGTGTCAATGCGGGGATTATCAGTGCTTGGTTCCAAAAGTCATGGTTTGACTATGCTGCAATGGTACTTGCTCTAGTAGGTGTTTCTATGCCAATCTTCTGGCTAGGATTAATGGAGCAGTGGATTTTCTCATTAGAGCTGGGCTGGCTTCCGACATCAGGTCGTGAATCTGTCATGAATCCAGTTACTCCTGTCACACACCTATTTGTTATCGATACAATCATTCAAGGTGATACAGAAAATCTGGTGACTGTTCTTAAGCACTTAATTATGCCGAGTGTAGCATTAGCGACAATTCCAATGGCAATCATTGCCCGTATTACAAGATCAAGCATGCTAGAGGTTATGCGATCAGATTATATCCGTACAGCACGTGCAAAGGGTATGAAAATGTTCTGGGTTGTATACAAGCATTCTCTGAAAAATGCCATCATTCCTGTATTAACCGTTATTGGTCTACAAACAGGATTATTACTAGGAGGGGCCATTTTAACAGAAACTATCTTCAGTTGGCCGGGAATTGGTAGATATATTTACGAAGCAATTGGTTACCGTGATTATCCGGTTATCCAATCAGGAATCTTAATTATTGCGACCATATTCGTATTAATCAACTTAATCGTTGATTTATTGTATGCATTAGTCGATCCGCGTATTAAATACTCGTAA
- a CDS encoding ABC transporter ATP-binding protein: MDSIKRYFKFVRPYRWRIIITILVGIVKFTIPLLIPLLLQYVIDDIINGETLSVEEKKTQLFYILAVVFFLFLVVRPPIEYYRQYYAQWVGSKILYDIRDQLFDHLQKLSFRYYANTRVGEVISRVINDVEQTKNFVITGLMNVWLDAITIIIAVGIMFSMDISLTIVSILLFPFYGFSIKYFYGRLRHLTRVRSQALANVQGHLHERVQGMPIIQGFALEEHEQKEFNRENETFLTKALEHTKWNAKTFAVVNTITDVAPLLVIGYAGYQVIMGDIKVGTMVAFIAYMDRLYSPLRRLINSSTTLTQSIASMDRMFEFIDEKYDIEDSSSSKDVQKIEGSLKFDHVSFQYADDETPVLKDVSLTVNKGETVAFVGMSGGGKSTLVSLIPRFYDVTDGRILIDGEDIREFKVRSWRNQLGIVMQDSILFSDTVKFNISMGKPGATDEEIIEAAKAANAHDFIMELPEGYDTKVGERGVKLSGGQKQRISIARVFLKNPPILIFDEATSALDLESEHLIQESLTRLAQNRTTCIVAHRLSTITHADKIVVLDHGEIKEIGTHEELMNKQGAYYELFSIQQLNH; this comes from the coding sequence ATGGATAGTATTAAGCGATATTTTAAGTTTGTAAGACCGTACAGATGGAGAATCATTATCACCATTTTAGTAGGTATTGTAAAATTTACGATCCCGTTATTAATTCCACTCTTACTTCAATATGTAATTGATGACATTATTAACGGTGAAACTCTTTCTGTGGAGGAAAAGAAAACTCAATTATTTTACATATTAGCTGTTGTTTTCTTTTTATTCCTTGTCGTTAGGCCACCTATTGAGTATTACAGACAATATTACGCTCAATGGGTAGGAAGTAAAATTTTATATGACATTCGTGATCAATTGTTTGATCATCTTCAAAAGCTAAGCTTCCGCTATTATGCGAATACACGTGTTGGTGAAGTTATTTCACGTGTTATTAACGATGTTGAGCAAACAAAAAACTTTGTAATTACAGGTTTAATGAATGTATGGTTAGATGCGATTACTATTATTATTGCAGTCGGTATCATGTTTTCAATGGATATTTCTCTAACGATTGTATCTATCTTGCTATTCCCTTTCTATGGATTCTCCATCAAATACTTTTATGGACGTCTAAGGCATTTAACAAGAGTGCGTTCACAGGCACTTGCTAACGTTCAAGGTCATTTGCATGAACGTGTACAAGGAATGCCAATCATTCAGGGATTTGCTTTAGAGGAGCATGAGCAAAAGGAATTCAATCGTGAAAATGAGACATTCTTAACGAAAGCATTAGAGCATACGAAATGGAATGCAAAAACGTTTGCAGTTGTGAATACCATTACTGACGTAGCTCCGCTTCTAGTAATTGGGTATGCTGGTTATCAAGTTATTATGGGGGATATTAAAGTCGGAACGATGGTTGCATTTATTGCTTATATGGATCGATTATACAGTCCACTCCGTCGTTTAATTAACTCTTCTACAACGCTAACTCAATCCATTGCTTCTATGGACAGAATGTTTGAATTTATTGATGAGAAATATGATATTGAAGATAGTTCTTCATCTAAAGACGTACAAAAAATAGAAGGTAGCCTGAAATTCGATCATGTCTCCTTCCAATATGCTGACGATGAAACACCTGTATTAAAAGATGTCAGTTTAACTGTAAATAAAGGGGAAACGGTTGCCTTTGTCGGAATGAGTGGAGGCGGTAAATCTACACTTGTTAGTTTAATTCCGCGTTTTTATGATGTAACAGACGGTAGAATTTTAATTGATGGTGAAGATATCCGTGAGTTTAAAGTAAGGTCCTGGCGTAATCAACTCGGAATTGTCATGCAAGATTCCATTCTTTTTAGTGACACTGTGAAATTTAATATTTCAATGGGAAAACCGGGTGCTACTGATGAAGAAATCATTGAAGCAGCAAAGGCAGCAAATGCTCATGATTTCATTATGGAACTGCCTGAAGGCTACGATACAAAGGTAGGAGAAAGGGGAGTTAAGCTCTCTGGTGGACAAAAACAAAGAATCTCAATTGCACGAGTTTTCCTGAAGAATCCACCTATATTAATTTTTGATGAAGCGACATCTGCATTAGACTTAGAAAGTGAGCATCTAATTCAAGAATCACTAACGCGCTTAGCTCAAAATAGAACGACGTGTATCGTCGCTCATCGCTTGTCAACCATTACACATGCAGACAAAATTGTCGTATTAGATCATGGTGAAATTAAAGAGATAGGTACGCACGAGGAGCTCATGAATAAACAAGGTGCTTACTATGAATTGTTCTCCATCCAACAACTAAATCATTAG
- a CDS encoding twin-arginine translocase TatA/TatE family subunit, whose translation MNLGFGEIALIVFVALLLFGPKKLPELGKAAGNTLREFKKATKGILEDEEDVKKSSK comes from the coding sequence ATGAACTTAGGATTTGGTGAAATCGCGTTAATCGTATTTGTTGCACTATTACTGTTCGGACCGAAAAAGCTTCCAGAACTAGGTAAAGCAGCAGGGAATACTTTAAGAGAATTCAAAAAGGCAACGAAAGGAATTCTTGAGGACGAGGAAGACGTAAAGAAGTCAAGCAAATAA
- a CDS encoding undecaprenyl-diphosphate phosphatase, with protein MLWTIFVAFVLGLVEGLTEFAPVSSTGHMIIVDDLWLQSRELYGPEVANTFKVVIQLGSILAVVIVFWKRLLSLIPFVKTGGNIQKQKLSLTKVIVGLLPAMVLGLLFDDFIDEHLFTANTVILGLFVGALLMIAADKFRPKKYTAETVDQITYKQALIVGLFQCIALWPGFSRSGSTMSGGVLLGLSHRAAADFTFIMAVPIMAGASFISLMNNWEHFSVETIPFLAVGFISAFIVSIISIKFFLELIDKIKLTPFAIYRIVLAAILFFVFIV; from the coding sequence ATGTTATGGACAATATTTGTAGCATTTGTATTAGGACTCGTTGAAGGATTAACAGAGTTCGCGCCTGTCTCATCAACAGGACATATGATTATTGTAGATGATTTATGGCTTCAATCACGAGAATTATATGGACCAGAGGTAGCCAATACGTTTAAGGTTGTCATTCAGCTAGGATCAATTCTAGCGGTAGTTATTGTATTTTGGAAGCGTCTATTGAGCCTCATTCCCTTCGTCAAAACAGGAGGCAATATACAGAAGCAAAAGCTCAGCTTAACAAAAGTAATTGTAGGTTTATTACCTGCAATGGTACTAGGGTTACTATTTGATGATTTCATTGATGAGCATCTATTTACGGCGAATACTGTAATTCTTGGTTTATTCGTTGGGGCATTATTAATGATTGCAGCAGATAAGTTTAGACCTAAGAAATATACAGCTGAAACTGTAGATCAAATTACATACAAGCAAGCTCTTATCGTTGGTCTTTTCCAATGTATTGCATTATGGCCAGGGTTTTCCCGTTCAGGTTCTACCATGTCAGGGGGCGTATTGCTAGGGCTTAGTCACCGTGCAGCAGCCGATTTTACATTTATCATGGCAGTACCGATTATGGCAGGAGCAAGCTTCATTTCTTTAATGAATAACTGGGAGCATTTCTCAGTGGAGACCATTCCATTCCTAGCAGTAGGATTCATTAGTGCATTTATCGTATCTATCATTTCAATTAAGTTCTTCTTAGAGTTAATTGATAAAATTAAGTTAACACCGTTTGCCATTTATCGCATCGTGTTAGCAGCGATTTTATTCTTTGTATTTATCGTTTAA
- a CDS encoding alpha/beta fold hydrolase, with translation MSEHFLQIRKSSIYIKKLGHGEPIVFLHGGPGGEHGFFLPHIEQLSNHNELIFYDQKGCGKSSALEDSTHYSMNEEVLTLEELRGKLGIKKLTLFGESWGSMLALLYATAYPENVHKIILTAAVGASSEGYTVFGNELQNRLSTEDKLKIEQLSKQFQAGEIELKEIFNILDPYYVYSQEVLHKKTKTKSNPVVNSVIGGDISRNYDIRQQLNRITHVPILVIQGDHDLITPQALDELLMTFIPQATLKIIENCGHWTVVEKPEEVMEAVRNFV, from the coding sequence ATGAGCGAACACTTCTTACAAATAAGAAAATCATCTATCTATATTAAAAAACTTGGTCATGGCGAACCAATTGTATTTTTACATGGTGGACCAGGTGGTGAGCATGGTTTTTTCTTACCACATATCGAACAGTTATCGAATCATAATGAGCTTATATTCTACGATCAAAAGGGATGCGGGAAGTCTTCTGCTTTAGAAGATTCAACACATTATTCAATGAATGAAGAAGTTTTAACACTTGAGGAATTGCGCGGGAAGCTTGGTATTAAGAAACTGACATTATTCGGTGAGTCATGGGGTAGTATGCTCGCATTATTATATGCGACAGCTTATCCTGAAAATGTTCATAAAATCATCCTGACAGCAGCTGTTGGAGCTAGTAGTGAGGGATATACGGTATTTGGCAACGAGCTTCAAAATCGACTATCTACTGAAGATAAACTGAAGATTGAACAACTGTCAAAACAATTTCAAGCAGGTGAAATTGAGTTAAAAGAGATATTCAACATACTTGACCCTTATTATGTCTATTCACAAGAAGTATTGCATAAAAAGACAAAAACTAAGAGCAATCCTGTTGTGAACAGTGTAATCGGTGGTGATATTAGCCGTAATTATGATATACGTCAGCAACTCAACCGAATTACACATGTGCCCATTTTAGTTATCCAGGGAGATCATGATTTAATTACACCTCAAGCATTAGATGAGCTGCTTATGACCTTCATTCCACAAGCGACATTGAAAATAATTGAAAACTGTGGACATTGGACCGTAGTGGAAAAACCGGAGGAAGTGATGGAAGCAGTTCGGAATTTTGTCTAG